A single Crateriforma conspicua DNA region contains:
- a CDS encoding ABC transporter ATP-binding protein, whose product MSLSDAYGTTTEPGPVSASGKSADAPRRLATSIRDLTKEYVLKSETVRALRGVSFDVPEGDYVAIMGPSGSGKSTLLNLLGCLDKPTNGSLLLGDDDISTMTDDQLAEIRSERIGFVFQSYNLIQQLTVVENIQVPLFYQGRIGAKERDRSIELAERVGLADRLDHRPNQLSGGQQQRVAIARSLVNDPYFVLADESTGNLDSITTEEILTLFEELNKEGRTIIMVTHEDDVADRARRVIRLKDGMLHSDTDNSEEHRQQARDRQRANVELLKQREH is encoded by the coding sequence GTGAGCTTGAGCGATGCATACGGGACGACGACCGAGCCGGGCCCCGTCAGTGCGTCCGGCAAATCCGCCGACGCCCCACGGCGACTGGCCACGTCGATCCGCGACCTGACCAAGGAATACGTGCTGAAAAGCGAAACCGTCCGTGCGCTACGCGGGGTTTCGTTTGACGTCCCCGAAGGCGATTACGTTGCCATCATGGGACCGTCGGGTAGCGGCAAGTCTACGCTGTTGAATCTGCTCGGTTGCCTGGACAAACCGACCAACGGCAGCCTGCTGTTGGGTGACGACGATATTTCCACAATGACCGACGACCAGCTGGCGGAAATCCGCAGTGAACGGATCGGGTTCGTGTTCCAGTCGTACAACTTGATCCAACAATTGACGGTGGTCGAAAACATCCAGGTGCCGCTGTTTTACCAGGGGCGCATCGGTGCCAAGGAACGTGATCGTTCGATCGAGTTGGCCGAGCGGGTTGGGCTGGCGGATCGGTTGGATCACCGCCCCAACCAGCTTTCCGGGGGTCAGCAACAGCGTGTGGCCATCGCCCGCAGTTTGGTCAACGATCCCTATTTTGTCCTGGCCGATGAATCCACCGGTAACTTGGACTCGATCACGACCGAAGAAATCTTGACGCTGTTCGAAGAGCTGAACAAGGAAGGTCGGACCATCATCATGGTCACGCACGAAGACGATGTGGCCGATCGTGCACGGCGGGTGATTCGCTTGAAAGACGGAATGCTGCATAGCGACACGGACAATTCCGAAGAACATCGGCAACAGGCGCGTGATCGCCAGCGTGCCAATGTCGAACTGTTGAAACAACGCGAACACTAG
- a CDS encoding 1,4-dihydroxy-6-naphthoate synthase — MGHPIHIGISTCPNDTFAFDALMRNLVDTRGLDFHFELLDIQQLNDALRAGRFDVVKTSFHAALLLADQLRVLPSGSALGFGVGPLLLAARDGAVPRDSSQRTLCPGIDTTATLLIRIFYPSTTQIDHVVFSQIMPDLKSGKADFGVCIHEGRFTWQNEGLHLVEDLGQRWERETKCPLPLGGLVARRSLDDELTGRIQACIADSIGWGLSHRDETLPTMRRHAQEFDDAVLMQHVDLYVNDWTVDLGTVGRQALATLSTLARRSGIVGHDAPPIEVFESTDARPALPAKD, encoded by the coding sequence ATGGGCCACCCCATCCACATCGGCATTTCAACATGTCCGAACGACACGTTCGCATTCGACGCGTTGATGCGGAACTTGGTGGACACTCGAGGCCTGGATTTTCATTTTGAACTGCTGGACATCCAACAACTGAACGACGCTTTGCGGGCGGGACGCTTTGATGTCGTCAAAACCAGCTTTCATGCCGCGTTGTTATTGGCGGATCAATTGCGGGTCTTGCCGTCGGGTTCGGCGCTGGGATTTGGTGTCGGCCCGCTGTTGTTGGCTGCGCGGGACGGTGCCGTTCCCCGCGATTCGTCACAGCGGACACTGTGCCCGGGAATCGATACGACCGCGACACTGTTGATTCGGATTTTTTATCCATCGACGACACAGATCGACCATGTCGTCTTTTCCCAAATCATGCCGGACCTGAAGTCGGGGAAAGCGGATTTCGGCGTCTGTATCCACGAGGGCCGGTTCACCTGGCAAAACGAAGGGCTGCACCTAGTGGAAGACCTGGGACAACGCTGGGAACGCGAAACGAAGTGCCCGTTGCCTCTGGGCGGATTGGTGGCCAGGCGGTCTCTGGATGACGAATTGACGGGGCGGATCCAAGCTTGCATTGCCGATTCCATCGGTTGGGGGCTTTCCCATCGCGACGAAACGCTGCCGACCATGCGTCGTCATGCCCAGGAATTCGATGACGCGGTCCTGATGCAGCACGTCGATTTGTATGTCAACGACTGGACCGTGGACTTGGGGACGGTCGGTCGCCAAGCCCTGGCCACCCTTTCGACCTTGGCCCGCCGATCCGGTATCGTTGGCCACGACGCCCCTCCGATCGAAGTGTTCGAATCCACCGACGCCCGGCCGGCGCTGCCCGCAAAAGACTAG
- a CDS encoding lipoate--protein ligase family protein, producing MIRLCLTGPPLCPRGQLAMDEAVLNLADASRHPPALRTWQFDRPVVVLGRSSKWAVEVDHGYCDRQNIPVLRRVTGGASVVGGAGCLMYSVVISLEEHPHLRHVDAAHEYVIRRVLTAVQRQQPDAQWQGICDLTWQNKKFSGNSLRITRGHLLYHGTILHAADLDQIASCLAVAPRQPEYRQGRRHRQFITNVPCEPSRLAEDLANEFSAHQSLTVATDDSSDPRVAMTDQLRRERYDSDAWHQRH from the coding sequence GTGATTCGATTGTGTTTGACGGGGCCACCGCTTTGCCCGCGCGGCCAACTAGCGATGGACGAAGCCGTCTTGAATCTGGCGGATGCTTCGCGGCATCCGCCCGCGTTGCGGACATGGCAGTTCGATCGCCCGGTGGTGGTTTTGGGGCGGTCGTCGAAATGGGCCGTCGAGGTGGATCATGGATACTGTGATCGCCAGAACATCCCGGTGCTGCGGCGTGTCACCGGCGGTGCGTCGGTGGTCGGCGGCGCGGGATGTTTGATGTACAGCGTGGTCATCAGTCTGGAAGAACATCCGCATCTGCGGCATGTCGACGCGGCCCATGAATACGTGATCCGCCGTGTTTTGACCGCTGTGCAGCGACAGCAACCCGACGCCCAGTGGCAAGGCATCTGTGACCTGACGTGGCAAAATAAGAAGTTTTCGGGAAACAGCCTGCGAATCACCCGTGGTCACTTGCTGTACCACGGGACGATTTTGCACGCTGCGGATCTGGACCAGATCGCCTCATGCCTGGCCGTCGCACCACGCCAGCCCGAATATCGCCAGGGTCGCCGACACCGCCAGTTCATCACCAACGTCCCTTGCGAACCATCCCGATTAGCCGAAGATTTGGCCAACGAGTTTTCGGCACACCAATCGCTGACCGTTGCAACCGACGATTCATCCGACCCACGCGTCGCCATGACCGACCAGCTGCGTCGCGAACGATACGATTCGGACGCCTGGCATCAACGGCATTAA
- a CDS encoding ABC transporter permease yields the protein MQWIRTLRLGIKTLMLHPLRTGLTMLGILIGVWAVIVLTAISQGASDQVQRQIESLGANTIIIRSVKPPAEKMAGQRAADYGLLRSDLDRVLSMVPTITQATPIREIRRQFIYGDRTVDGRLVGCTPNYSDVNHLVIRERGGRFLTDADRVKADTVCVISAGVAEKLFPYEEPLGKRIYIPEHTDYYRIVGVLEHREASAAIGGSLDSQDFSKDIYVPIETVRRRIGDTVVSRRGGQFEIEIMELNQITLQVERLEQVEASAAMVKSIIGETHDEMDDVATVVPKELLEQARNLRLMFLGIGILIACISLIVGGIGIMNIMLASVTERTREIGIRRALGAKQRDIVQQFLIETIVLSFAGAFLGILLGFAGPLMYRGFIYVVSRSFPDQFAALPDAIREAEPTIVYATIPIAVAIAVLVGLVSGLYPAIRAAKMNPIDALRHE from the coding sequence ATGCAATGGATCCGAACGCTTCGCCTGGGCATCAAAACGTTGATGCTGCACCCGCTGCGAACCGGCCTGACGATGCTGGGCATCCTGATCGGGGTCTGGGCCGTGATCGTGCTGACCGCGATCAGCCAAGGCGCCAGTGATCAAGTCCAACGCCAGATCGAATCGCTGGGTGCCAACACCATCATCATCCGCAGCGTCAAACCGCCCGCCGAAAAAATGGCGGGTCAGCGTGCCGCCGATTATGGGCTTTTGCGCAGTGACCTGGATCGCGTTCTTTCGATGGTTCCCACCATCACCCAGGCGACACCGATCCGTGAAATTCGTCGCCAATTCATTTATGGCGATCGCACCGTCGACGGACGCTTGGTGGGGTGCACCCCGAACTATTCCGATGTCAATCACTTGGTGATTCGCGAGCGGGGCGGCCGATTTCTGACCGATGCCGATCGCGTCAAGGCCGACACGGTGTGCGTGATCAGCGCCGGTGTCGCCGAGAAGTTGTTCCCGTACGAAGAACCGCTGGGTAAGCGGATCTACATTCCCGAACACACCGATTACTACCGCATCGTCGGCGTGCTGGAACACCGTGAAGCATCCGCGGCCATCGGCGGCAGCCTGGATTCCCAAGACTTTTCCAAAGACATCTACGTCCCCATCGAAACGGTCCGGCGACGGATCGGGGACACGGTCGTTTCGCGGCGTGGCGGTCAGTTCGAAATCGAAATCATGGAGCTGAACCAGATCACACTGCAGGTGGAGCGTCTGGAACAGGTGGAAGCTTCCGCGGCCATGGTCAAATCCATCATCGGTGAAACCCACGACGAAATGGACGACGTGGCGACGGTGGTCCCCAAGGAATTGCTGGAACAGGCCCGCAACCTGCGTTTGATGTTCCTGGGAATCGGGATCTTGATCGCCTGTATTTCGCTGATCGTCGGCGGTATCGGGATCATGAACATCATGCTGGCCAGCGTCACCGAGCGGACCCGCGAAATCGGGATCCGCCGCGCTTTGGGTGCGAAGCAGCGTGACATCGTCCAACAATTCTTGATCGAAACGATCGTCCTGTCCTTTGCCGGTGCGTTCCTGGGTATTTTGCTGGGCTTTGCCGGACCGCTGATGTATCGCGGGTTTATCTACGTCGTCAGTCGCAGTTTCCCCGACCAGTTTGCGGCGTTGCCCGATGCGATTCGCGAAGCGGAACCGACGATCGTTTACGCGACCATCCCGATCGCGGTGGCCATCGCCGTGTTGGTCGGCCTGGTCAGCGGGCTGTACCCGGCGATCCGGGCAGCCAAAATGAACCCGATCGACGCCCTGCGTCACGAGTAA
- a CDS encoding UTP--glucose-1-phosphate uridylyltransferase, which produces MDKTQLTAALEAFDQQHILRHWDELDDAGKAQLAEQIQDIDLSLLSKLVADEDEKPDFAAIAKNSDPPPAVGADGSGVDWSTDDARGAGEQAIREGKLAAIVVAGGQGTRLGFDKPKGMFPVGPLSNRTLFQVFADRIAATSKRYDVTIPWYVMTSEATDAATRQYFEDNDYLGLSRDSVRIFKQGTMPAVDAESGKLLLASPGSLALSPDGHGGTVAALARSGSLDDMEKRGVQYLFYFQVDNPLIQLMDPTFIGHHLLADSELTSQVVRKRYPTERVGNVVQVGDRMQIIEYSDLPDEAAEATNDDGSLRLWAGSIAVHVFNVDFLRRASESAEALPFHRANKKVPYLDESGQMVKPNSPNAIKFEKFIFDLLPQARRGIVVEVVPADAFAPVKNAEGAENDTPSLARRAISDLHKRWLRQAGVSVADDATVEISPSFALDADQIRDSAADLGSIDGDQFLTRD; this is translated from the coding sequence ATGGACAAAACGCAACTGACCGCCGCCCTGGAAGCATTCGACCAGCAACACATCCTGCGGCACTGGGACGAACTGGATGATGCCGGCAAGGCACAGCTAGCCGAACAGATTCAGGACATTGACCTGTCCTTGCTTTCCAAGCTGGTTGCTGACGAAGACGAAAAGCCGGACTTTGCGGCGATCGCAAAAAATTCAGATCCGCCACCGGCGGTGGGTGCCGACGGGTCCGGTGTCGATTGGTCGACCGACGATGCCCGCGGGGCCGGCGAACAAGCGATCCGCGAAGGCAAGCTGGCCGCAATCGTCGTTGCCGGCGGCCAGGGCACCCGCTTAGGTTTCGATAAACCCAAAGGTATGTTTCCGGTCGGCCCGTTAAGCAATCGGACGCTGTTCCAAGTTTTTGCCGACCGCATCGCCGCGACATCCAAACGCTATGACGTGACGATCCCCTGGTATGTGATGACCAGCGAAGCGACCGATGCGGCGACGCGACAGTATTTCGAAGACAACGATTACTTGGGACTGTCTCGTGATTCGGTTCGAATCTTCAAGCAAGGCACCATGCCGGCGGTTGACGCTGAATCGGGCAAGTTGTTGCTGGCATCGCCCGGCAGCTTGGCGCTCAGCCCGGACGGTCACGGCGGGACGGTGGCCGCGCTGGCACGCAGCGGATCGCTGGACGACATGGAAAAACGTGGCGTGCAGTACCTGTTCTATTTCCAAGTCGACAATCCATTGATTCAACTGATGGATCCGACGTTCATCGGCCATCATTTGCTGGCCGATAGCGAACTGACCAGCCAAGTGGTTCGCAAACGTTACCCGACCGAACGCGTGGGCAACGTGGTCCAGGTCGGTGACCGCATGCAGATCATCGAATACAGCGACTTGCCCGACGAAGCCGCAGAAGCGACCAACGACGACGGCTCGTTGCGATTGTGGGCGGGCAGCATTGCCGTTCACGTTTTCAACGTCGACTTCCTGCGTCGTGCCAGCGAATCGGCCGAAGCGTTGCCGTTTCACCGGGCCAACAAGAAGGTTCCTTACTTGGACGAATCTGGCCAAATGGTCAAACCTAATTCGCCCAACGCGATCAAGTTTGAAAAGTTTATCTTCGACTTGTTGCCACAGGCCCGTCGCGGGATCGTGGTCGAAGTCGTCCCGGCCGATGCATTCGCACCGGTCAAGAACGCCGAAGGTGCTGAAAACGACACGCCCAGCTTGGCTCGTCGGGCGATTTCGGACCTGCACAAACGCTGGCTGCGACAGGCCGGCGTCAGCGTTGCCGACGATGCGACGGTGGAGATTTCGCCAAGCTTTGCGCTGGACGCCGATCAAATCCGAGACTCGGCCGCCGACTTGGGCAGCATCGACGGCGACCAATTCTTGACTCGGGACTAA
- a CDS encoding FtsX-like permease family protein yields MNTTALVPSGKTGLGVWHMRLASLWYRGRVSIALALGVAIATAVIVGALLVGDSMRGSLRALTLQRLGSIDTIVSPGHFFTADEVVDSPIGAQAVFLFPAGVAESQPSDDGPTRRSGSVQILGITPSFWQLGEPSDAPETNPDDQSVVLNRACADELGVGVGDQITIRLPIESAVPADSPLGRRESETEGLPRMTVAAIVDNRGLGRFSLSASQTTPLCAYLKRELIADVLDRRGAANLLLSPQPLTRDDLSLDLGDLGLKLSRVTAIRPQNADPDAEPAFQYDSLTSEQLLIDDVIVNAVTDAIPGAATPVMTYLANAIEKLDDAGNVVASVPYSIITAIDSTDSLPLDYKNETGTTASGPENSDTTTDSRPSPIVINDWAADRLNAKVGDRLRIAYYEPEVDRGREVERYFPAVVTQIVPITRPSRPYRRNRDAAYDEPPTVYNDPDLTPTVPGVTDQESISDWDLPFELERKIEPEDDTYWNEHRLTPKAFIPLNVGRRYFASRFGKTTSLRIATAPPLSEPELKSRIDAAVLKVADRVGWRPIPIRSEQLSASHGTTPFDALFLSLSFFVIAAALMLIAMLFRLGLGERLKELGTLLAVGWQQPQVSRLILGEGLLVAAMGVLIGIAGGFAYAWLVLWGLRTAWVGAVTVPFLHFDWTPTSLALGGISGFAVSAATLWLSVRSLSRIPATDLLRGRDQASDLLHADASSSTRRWIRYLVIGCVLAAIAASIGGLTAGGTAAAGGFVGAGMLLLLAALAAVYSHFRFSSAGENSSAAAGITPGPGGLTALATRSVGRNPLRSTLTIGLMATATFLIIAMSAFQLRPTDEGTGGFDLIGTSAQPLYRDINLVEVRQNWFGQDIDRLADVDIVAMRQRRGQDASCNNLYQATQPTILGLPEDFGTTVTAGTSESSGASTRFAWAGHDGVKDDASPWTLLNEAATGTEDDPIPVILDQGTAMWSLQMRGGVGEVRSFDYDNTDVHFRVVGLLSNSVLQGKLMIGEANFQRLFPDVSGYSSYLVRVPDGEDVAEVSAILENRLGDLGMDLSSTRSVLAGLLAVQNTYLSTFQSLGGLGLLLGTIGLAVAQLRSVLERRRELAVLGALGFPRGKLARLVMTETVTLLLIGLGCGGLCAALAVLPYGILSGLTPPIVGPIVIVIAILILGSLAGLMAVVRVIRMPLLDALRGS; encoded by the coding sequence ATGAACACAACCGCCTTGGTCCCGTCCGGCAAGACCGGCCTTGGTGTGTGGCACATGCGTTTGGCATCGCTGTGGTATCGCGGCCGTGTTTCGATCGCTTTGGCGTTGGGTGTGGCCATCGCAACGGCGGTCATCGTGGGTGCATTGCTGGTCGGCGATTCGATGCGTGGCAGTCTGCGTGCGTTGACGCTGCAGCGACTGGGTTCGATCGACACCATTGTGTCGCCAGGTCACTTCTTTACCGCCGATGAAGTCGTTGATTCGCCGATCGGCGCCCAAGCAGTCTTTCTGTTCCCGGCCGGCGTCGCGGAATCGCAACCGTCCGATGATGGACCGACACGCCGCAGCGGATCCGTTCAAATCCTTGGCATCACGCCATCGTTTTGGCAGCTAGGCGAACCATCCGATGCACCGGAGACCAATCCCGACGACCAGTCCGTGGTACTGAACCGTGCCTGCGCCGATGAACTGGGGGTCGGTGTGGGCGATCAGATCACGATTCGGCTGCCCATTGAAAGTGCCGTCCCCGCCGACAGTCCACTGGGCCGACGCGAATCCGAAACCGAAGGACTGCCACGCATGACGGTTGCCGCGATCGTCGACAACCGCGGACTGGGCCGTTTTTCTTTGTCGGCCAGCCAGACCACGCCGCTGTGCGCCTACCTGAAACGCGAATTGATCGCGGACGTCCTTGACCGGCGGGGCGCCGCCAATCTGTTGCTATCCCCCCAACCTCTGACACGAGACGATTTGAGTTTGGATCTGGGTGACCTGGGTCTGAAGCTTTCACGCGTCACCGCGATCCGGCCTCAAAACGCCGACCCCGATGCGGAACCGGCTTTTCAATACGATTCGCTGACCAGCGAGCAGTTGTTGATCGATGACGTGATCGTCAACGCCGTCACCGACGCTATCCCGGGCGCGGCAACGCCGGTGATGACGTATCTGGCCAATGCGATTGAAAAGCTGGATGACGCAGGCAATGTCGTCGCGTCGGTTCCCTACAGCATCATCACGGCAATTGACTCGACCGATTCGTTGCCGCTGGATTACAAAAACGAAACGGGCACGACCGCATCGGGGCCGGAAAACAGCGACACGACGACGGATTCACGACCGTCGCCGATTGTCATTAATGACTGGGCCGCCGACCGACTGAACGCGAAGGTCGGAGATCGTTTGCGGATCGCTTACTACGAACCGGAGGTCGATCGCGGTCGTGAAGTGGAGCGTTATTTTCCGGCGGTGGTGACACAGATCGTCCCGATCACGCGTCCGTCGCGACCGTACCGCCGCAATCGTGACGCGGCGTATGACGAACCACCGACCGTGTACAACGACCCGGACCTGACGCCGACCGTCCCTGGTGTGACCGACCAAGAATCAATCAGCGATTGGGATTTGCCATTCGAGCTGGAACGAAAGATTGAACCGGAGGACGACACCTACTGGAACGAACACCGTCTGACCCCCAAGGCGTTTATCCCGTTGAACGTCGGTCGACGTTACTTCGCCAGCCGATTCGGTAAGACCACCAGCCTGCGAATCGCGACCGCCCCGCCGCTAAGTGAACCGGAATTGAAATCCCGCATTGATGCGGCTGTTCTGAAAGTCGCCGACCGGGTCGGATGGCGGCCGATTCCGATCCGCAGCGAACAGTTGAGTGCATCTCACGGCACGACACCGTTTGACGCATTGTTTTTGTCGCTCAGTTTTTTCGTCATCGCCGCCGCATTGATGTTGATCGCGATGTTGTTCCGCTTGGGCCTGGGCGAACGCTTGAAAGAATTGGGAACTCTGTTGGCCGTCGGTTGGCAGCAACCCCAAGTCTCTCGTCTGATCTTGGGCGAAGGCTTGCTGGTCGCAGCGATGGGCGTGCTGATCGGAATCGCGGGCGGCTTCGCGTACGCCTGGCTGGTCCTTTGGGGGCTACGCACGGCATGGGTGGGCGCGGTGACGGTTCCGTTTCTGCACTTCGATTGGACACCGACCAGCCTTGCGCTCGGCGGGATATCCGGCTTCGCCGTCTCCGCTGCAACGCTTTGGTTGTCGGTCCGCAGTCTGAGTCGAATCCCCGCGACCGACCTACTTCGCGGGCGGGACCAGGCGTCCGATTTGCTTCACGCCGACGCATCGTCTTCCACCAGACGTTGGATCCGCTACCTGGTGATCGGCTGTGTCTTGGCGGCAATCGCGGCATCGATTGGCGGTTTGACCGCCGGCGGGACCGCGGCGGCCGGTGGTTTTGTTGGTGCGGGGATGCTGTTGTTGTTGGCCGCACTGGCCGCGGTCTATTCGCATTTTCGCTTTTCGTCCGCCGGCGAAAATTCATCAGCCGCGGCAGGTATCACGCCGGGGCCCGGCGGCCTGACCGCCCTGGCCACCCGCAGCGTCGGCCGAAACCCGCTGCGCAGCACATTGACGATCGGTTTGATGGCGACGGCGACGTTTTTGATCATCGCCATGTCAGCCTTTCAGCTGCGTCCGACCGACGAGGGCACCGGCGGATTTGATCTGATCGGGACATCCGCCCAACCGCTTTACCGCGACATCAACTTGGTGGAAGTTCGACAGAACTGGTTCGGGCAAGACATCGACCGGTTGGCCGATGTCGACATCGTGGCGATGCGTCAGCGTCGCGGACAGGATGCCAGTTGCAACAACCTGTACCAGGCCACGCAACCCACGATTTTGGGATTACCCGAAGACTTCGGAACCACGGTCACCGCCGGAACGTCCGAAAGCTCCGGTGCAAGCACTCGCTTTGCATGGGCCGGTCACGACGGGGTAAAAGACGACGCCAGCCCTTGGACGCTGCTGAACGAAGCGGCAACTGGTACGGAGGACGATCCGATCCCGGTGATTTTGGATCAAGGCACCGCGATGTGGAGTCTGCAGATGCGGGGCGGCGTGGGCGAAGTCCGGTCGTTCGACTATGACAACACGGACGTCCATTTCCGCGTCGTCGGACTGCTAAGCAACTCAGTCTTGCAGGGAAAACTGATGATCGGCGAAGCAAACTTCCAACGCTTGTTCCCCGATGTCAGTGGTTATTCCAGCTATCTGGTTCGTGTCCCCGATGGGGAGGACGTCGCCGAAGTATCCGCCATTTTGGAGAACCGTTTGGGCGACTTGGGGATGGACCTGTCATCGACGAGGTCCGTCTTGGCGGGCTTGTTGGCCGTTCAAAACACTTACCTCAGCACGTTTCAAAGCCTGGGCGGCTTGGGGTTATTGCTGGGAACCATTGGTTTGGCGGTGGCACAGTTGCGGAGCGTTCTGGAACGACGACGCGAACTGGCTGTATTGGGGGCTCTCGGTTTTCCGCGTGGAAAGTTGGCCCGATTGGTCATGACCGAAACGGTGACGTTGCTGTTGATCGGGCTGGGCTGCGGAGGCCTGTGTGCCGCTTTGGCCGTTTTGCCGTACGGAATCCTTAGCGGATTAACGCCGCCGATTGTCGGCCCGATCGTGATCGTCATCGCGATCCTGATTTTGGGCAGTCTGGCCGGACTGATGGCGGTGGTACGCGTGATTCGCATGCCGCTGTTGGATGCGTTGCGAGGATCATGA
- a CDS encoding HlyD family efflux transporter periplasmic adaptor subunit, with the protein MTAVVVLLVLVGVSGFLSYKFYFGAEKTISLDDLITTPVSRGSFDHVVLEQGEIESSSNIEVICEVKSRGTGGTPILWVIDEGARVKKGDKLVELDSSSIEELLNASKISVITAEASVATAEAAVEQAKIARQEYLEGVFKTEERAIKSEMAVAEQELRKAQLALQSSERLVAKGLVKSLQLEADKFAVANARNQLEAAEGRLRVLQNLTRQKMLVQFDSDIEAAEATLGAARSDLMEKEREYNDLQKQLDGCVMYAPADGVVVHANKFSSRGGNAEFVVEAGANVRERQALINLPDPTQMQIKCTVNESRITLIQAGMPVRIRIDALPGTDLRGVVTKVNRYAEPGSWFSSSVKEYATIVKIIDPPDNIRTGMTAEAQIFVEQLDDALQIPIQGLYEHGGEMYSLVKTGEMDFETRQVDVNATNDTMASINSGLEENEIVVLNLREHLNLMDLPELTAEDNSDLKELRDEDAARKGDFDGPSGPRAGGSGGPGGPGTGGPGGPGGGGPGAGGPGGGGAPDINTIVTRSMERNDTDGDGQLSAEEIQAVDGRFRSRLESADADGDGVVTRAELTKGLRATMGSGGGPQ; encoded by the coding sequence ATGACCGCAGTTGTCGTGTTGCTGGTCCTTGTCGGCGTGTCAGGGTTTCTGAGTTACAAGTTCTACTTTGGCGCGGAAAAGACGATCTCCCTGGATGATCTGATCACAACGCCCGTCAGTCGCGGCAGTTTCGATCACGTCGTATTGGAGCAGGGCGAAATCGAAAGCAGCAGCAACATCGAAGTCATTTGCGAAGTCAAATCTCGCGGCACCGGCGGGACACCGATTTTGTGGGTGATCGACGAAGGTGCACGGGTCAAGAAGGGCGACAAGCTGGTCGAACTGGATTCGTCATCGATCGAAGAATTGCTGAACGCCTCCAAGATCTCGGTGATCACCGCCGAAGCCAGTGTCGCGACGGCGGAAGCCGCGGTGGAACAAGCCAAAATCGCCCGGCAAGAATACCTGGAAGGTGTCTTCAAGACCGAAGAACGAGCGATTAAGAGCGAGATGGCGGTCGCCGAACAAGAACTGCGAAAGGCCCAACTGGCTTTGCAGTCCAGCGAGCGACTGGTCGCCAAGGGATTGGTCAAATCGCTGCAACTGGAAGCTGACAAGTTTGCCGTCGCCAATGCCAGGAACCAGCTGGAAGCCGCCGAGGGTCGGCTTCGCGTGCTGCAAAACCTGACTCGCCAAAAAATGCTGGTCCAGTTCGACAGCGATATCGAAGCCGCGGAGGCCACCCTTGGCGCCGCGCGAAGCGATTTGATGGAGAAGGAACGCGAGTACAACGACCTACAAAAGCAACTGGACGGCTGCGTCATGTACGCTCCGGCCGACGGCGTCGTCGTGCACGCCAACAAGTTCAGCAGCCGCGGTGGTAACGCCGAATTCGTCGTCGAAGCGGGGGCCAACGTTCGCGAACGCCAAGCGTTGATCAATCTGCCCGACCCCACACAAATGCAGATCAAATGCACGGTCAATGAATCTCGCATCACCTTGATCCAAGCCGGCATGCCCGTGCGAATCCGCATCGATGCCCTGCCGGGGACCGATTTGCGTGGCGTCGTGACCAAGGTCAACCGGTATGCCGAACCCGGTAGCTGGTTCAGCAGCAGCGTCAAAGAATACGCGACCATCGTCAAAATCATCGATCCGCCGGACAACATCCGAACCGGCATGACCGCCGAAGCCCAGATCTTCGTGGAACAACTGGACGATGCGTTGCAGATTCCGATCCAAGGTCTCTACGAACATGGTGGCGAAATGTATTCGCTGGTGAAGACCGGCGAAATGGATTTCGAAACTCGCCAGGTCGATGTCAACGCGACCAACGACACCATGGCCAGCATCAACAGCGGGCTGGAAGAAAACGAAATCGTCGTGCTGAACCTTCGCGAACACTTGAACCTGATGGATTTGCCGGAGCTGACAGCCGAGGACAACAGCGACCTGAAAGAACTGCGTGACGAAGACGCCGCCCGAAAGGGCGATTTCGATGGTCCTAGCGGCCCGCGCGCCGGCGGGTCCGGTGGTCCAGGTGGCCCTGGTACGGGCGGGCCTGGTGGACCTGGCGGTGGCGGTCCCGGTGCGGGTGGTCCCGGCGGCGGTGGTGCCCCCGACATCAACACGATTGTCACCCGCAGCATGGAACGCAACGACACCGACGGCGACGGTCAGCTGTCGGCTGAGGAAATCCAAGCGGTCGACGGTCGATTCCGCAGCCGTTTGGAATCCGCCGATGCGGACGGTGACGGCGTTGTGACTCGCGCCGAACTGACCAAAGGCCTGCGTGCGACCATGGGCAGCGGAGGAGGCCCGCAGTGA